The following are encoded together in the Micromonospora lupini genome:
- a CDS encoding MFS transporter, which produces MLRRVLPRRPEARWILLGTLLSAIGRGLTLPFLFIYLTDVRGLTDTRAGLVIGWYGVVTLALSPLGGTLIDRFGARRVVLPCLLIEAVGTGSLSLVHSTGSALLVMTVVAVGSSAVWSGQNTILASLTDDGERQRIFGLNFALLNLGIGIGGMTSGAIVDTARPGTFQTVYLLDAISYLMPALILLTLPGVGHRLGHRSAGDGPSSGGYLTVLRDRPFRRLVIFGLVLTTCGYAQVEVGFAAFAVRVAEVNPRVVAWALAANTVMIVLAQLLVIRRIEGRSRTGALAVVGAVFAVAWLVLGVAGLISTENALVAALCVVACSAIFGLGETLLSPVMPALTNALATDELRGRYNAMSSMIFGISGVIGPVTAGPLIGAANGMVWVAVVVGGCLVASLIALSLRRLLTVDQDGRPTITPPTPAQTPTPA; this is translated from the coding sequence ATGCTGCGTCGAGTCCTGCCCCGTCGTCCGGAAGCCCGTTGGATCCTCCTCGGCACCCTGCTGTCGGCGATCGGGCGGGGTCTGACCCTGCCGTTCCTGTTCATCTACCTGACCGACGTGCGGGGGCTCACCGACACCCGCGCCGGCCTGGTGATCGGTTGGTACGGCGTCGTCACGCTGGCGCTGTCGCCCCTGGGCGGGACCCTTATCGACAGGTTCGGCGCCCGTCGGGTGGTGTTGCCGTGCCTGTTGATCGAAGCCGTGGGCACCGGTTCGCTGTCGCTTGTCCACTCGACCGGCTCGGCCCTGCTCGTGATGACAGTGGTAGCCGTCGGCAGCTCGGCGGTCTGGTCCGGGCAGAACACCATCCTCGCCTCACTTACCGACGACGGTGAGCGGCAACGGATCTTCGGTCTGAACTTCGCGCTGCTCAACCTCGGCATCGGCATCGGCGGCATGACCTCCGGCGCGATCGTCGACACGGCACGACCCGGCACCTTCCAGACGGTCTACCTGCTGGACGCGATCAGCTACCTGATGCCGGCCCTGATCCTGTTGACCCTGCCCGGTGTCGGCCACCGACTCGGCCACCGCTCCGCCGGCGACGGGCCGTCGAGCGGGGGCTACCTGACCGTGCTCCGGGACCGTCCGTTCCGCCGGTTGGTGATCTTCGGCCTGGTCCTCACCACGTGCGGGTACGCGCAGGTCGAGGTCGGCTTCGCCGCGTTCGCCGTACGCGTCGCCGAGGTGAACCCCCGGGTGGTGGCCTGGGCGCTGGCGGCCAACACGGTGATGATCGTGCTCGCCCAACTGCTGGTGATCCGCCGCATCGAGGGGCGCAGTCGCACCGGCGCGCTCGCCGTGGTCGGGGCGGTGTTCGCCGTCGCCTGGCTCGTCCTCGGCGTCGCCGGCCTGATCAGCACCGAAAATGCACTAGTGGCCGCCCTGTGCGTGGTGGCCTGCTCGGCGATCTTCGGCCTCGGCGAGACGCTGCTGTCGCCAGTGATGCCGGCGCTGACAAACGCGCTGGCCACGGACGAGTTGCGTGGCCGGTACAACGCCATGAGTTCGATGATCTTCGGAATCAGCGGTGTGATCGGCCCGGTGACCGCCGGCCCGCTCATCGGCGCGGCCAACGGCATGGTCTGGGTCGCGGTGGTGGTCGGCGGCTGCCTGGTGGCCTCGCTCATCGCGCTCTCCCTGCGCCGGCTGCTCACCGTCGACCAGGACGGCCGCCCCACGATCACCCCGCCCACCCCCGCCCAGACACCCACCCCCGCCTGA
- a CDS encoding bifunctional metallophosphatase/5'-nucleotidase, translating to MSITGMRRAAVGLTALAVAALGAVATTPEQADARPKPVDLTLLALNDFHGNLEPPSGSNGTIAGQTAGGVEYLATHLAELRAAAKKKNTITVAAGDLIGASPLLSAAFHDEPTIEALSMAGLDYASVGNHEFDEGAAELLRIQNGGCHPVDGCIDGTPYRGAGFQYLSANAFKTATGRPLMAPYAIHKVQGVKVGFIGMTLEGTPQIVSQQGVAGLTFTDEAETANRYARELRRKGVQTIVVLLHEGGAQEATGGINDCVGMTGPIVDIANRMDPSIDVVVSGHTHQAYNCNINGKLVTSASSFGRLVTDIDLKIDRRSGDVLSASANNVVVTRDVAKDPKQTALIDRYKTVLGPVAGRQVGETATALTKTQEDLLATCSAAVPASCGESPLGNLIADAQLAATDDEQNAVAAFMNPGGVRANLDAGPVTYEEAFTVQPFANNLVTLDLTGAQLYCVLEQQFVTGRVLYPSSTVGYVVDLNGTTAPATDPCAGTRVVRGSLTIGGAVVDTAATYRVTVNNFLSGGGDGFSALTAGTNQVTGLIDLDAFVAYLTAQSPVSAPALDRIRTTAEVPAA from the coding sequence ATGTCCATAACCGGGATGCGTCGGGCCGCTGTCGGCCTGACCGCGCTCGCGGTGGCAGCGCTCGGCGCGGTCGCCACCACCCCCGAGCAGGCCGACGCGCGACCGAAGCCGGTCGACCTCACCCTGCTGGCCCTCAACGACTTCCACGGCAACCTCGAACCGCCGAGCGGGAGCAACGGCACCATCGCCGGGCAGACCGCGGGCGGCGTCGAATACCTCGCGACCCACCTGGCCGAGCTGCGCGCCGCCGCCAAGAAGAAGAACACCATCACGGTCGCCGCCGGTGACCTGATCGGCGCGTCCCCGCTGCTCTCCGCCGCGTTCCACGACGAGCCGACAATCGAGGCGCTGAGCATGGCCGGGCTGGACTACGCCAGCGTCGGCAACCACGAGTTCGACGAGGGCGCCGCCGAGCTGCTGCGGATCCAGAACGGTGGCTGCCACCCGGTGGACGGCTGCATCGACGGCACCCCGTACCGGGGGGCGGGCTTCCAGTACCTGTCCGCCAACGCCTTCAAGACCGCCACCGGCAGGCCGCTGATGGCGCCGTACGCGATCCACAAGGTGCAGGGTGTCAAGGTCGGCTTCATCGGCATGACCCTGGAGGGCACCCCGCAGATCGTCAGCCAGCAGGGCGTCGCGGGCCTCACCTTCACCGACGAGGCGGAGACCGCCAACCGGTACGCCCGCGAGCTGCGCCGTAAGGGCGTGCAGACGATCGTCGTGCTGCTGCACGAGGGTGGCGCCCAGGAGGCGACAGGTGGCATCAACGACTGCGTCGGCATGACCGGGCCCATCGTGGACATCGCCAACCGGATGGACCCGTCGATCGACGTGGTGGTCAGCGGCCACACCCACCAGGCGTACAACTGCAACATCAACGGCAAGCTGGTCACCAGCGCAAGCTCGTTCGGTCGTCTTGTCACCGACATCGACCTGAAGATCGACCGTCGCTCCGGGGACGTGCTCTCGGCCTCCGCGAACAACGTCGTGGTCACCCGCGACGTCGCCAAGGACCCGAAGCAGACCGCCCTGATCGACAGGTACAAGACGGTGCTCGGCCCGGTCGCCGGCCGCCAGGTCGGCGAGACCGCCACCGCGCTCACCAAGACGCAGGAGGACCTGCTCGCCACCTGCTCGGCAGCGGTGCCGGCCTCGTGCGGCGAGTCGCCGCTGGGCAACCTGATCGCTGACGCGCAGCTCGCCGCCACCGACGACGAGCAGAACGCGGTGGCCGCCTTCATGAACCCCGGCGGGGTACGCGCCAACCTGGACGCCGGCCCGGTCACCTACGAGGAGGCGTTCACGGTGCAGCCGTTCGCCAACAACCTGGTGACGCTGGATCTGACCGGCGCGCAGCTCTACTGCGTACTGGAGCAGCAGTTCGTGACCGGTCGGGTGCTGTACCCGTCGTCGACAGTGGGCTACGTCGTCGACCTGAACGGCACCACCGCCCCCGCCACCGACCCGTGCGCCGGCACCCGCGTGGTGCGGGGCAGCCTCACCATCGGCGGCGCCGTCGTCGACACCGCCGCCACCTACCGGGTGACGGTGAACAACTTCCTGTCCGGCGGCGGCGACGGCTTCAGCGCCCTCACCGCCGGAACCAACCAGGTCACAGGTCTGATCGACCTGGACGCGTTCGTGGCGTACCTGACCGCGCAGTCGCCGGTCTCCGCCCCGGCGCTCGACCGCATCCGCACCACCGCCGAGGTCCCCGCCGCCTGA
- a CDS encoding alpha/beta fold hydrolase, with product MTGGRCRPAGDCRTGGLGRTRGQAAEGDGIALYGTSSGAILAALAHTLPYDALVSAGGSFPADRLGTITTPTLAVDSTGSPQWLCDASRATAEAIPGGRSISLDGGHHEVPPATLAPALREFLLG from the coding sequence ATGACCGGTGGTCGATGCCGACCTGCCGGAGATTGTCGGACAGGTGGTCTGGGAAGGACCCGAGGGCAGGCGGCGGAGGGGGACGGCATCGCCCTGTACGGGACCTCCTCCGGCGCGATCCTGGCCGCGCTCGCGCACACCCTGCCGTACGACGCGCTGGTGAGCGCCGGCGGCTCATTCCCGGCCGACCGGCTGGGGACGATCACCACCCCGACCCTCGCTGTGGACAGCACCGGCAGTCCACAGTGGCTGTGCGACGCGAGCCGGGCCACCGCCGAGGCGATTCCCGGTGGCCGGTCCATCAGTCTCGACGGCGGCCACCACGAGGTGCCGCCCGCCACACTCGCCCCTGCGCTACGCGAGTTCCTGCTCGGCTGA
- a CDS encoding histone deacetylase encodes MIDTVWYVAYGSNMHAARLAWYIGGGCPPGGRRTYPGCRDPRPPSRSAAVLLPGGIYFAGESRAWTGGMAFYDPDLPGEAAARAYLVSIEQFTDIAAQEMYRPTGDTADLVPGTGAAIDAAVANGRATLGPGRYETLICPGLRAGVPLLTFTAPEPASSARCRPPAPVYLGMIARGLREAHGWPAERIADYLAQRPGVADGWPPDAVTTLVTDALAAN; translated from the coding sequence ATGATCGACACCGTCTGGTACGTCGCGTACGGCTCGAACATGCACGCAGCCCGGCTGGCGTGGTACATCGGTGGCGGCTGCCCGCCCGGCGGCCGGCGGACGTACCCGGGTTGCCGCGACCCCCGCCCACCGAGCCGGTCGGCGGCGGTGTTGCTGCCGGGCGGGATCTACTTCGCCGGCGAGTCCCGCGCGTGGACCGGCGGGATGGCGTTCTACGACCCGGACCTGCCGGGCGAGGCCGCCGCACGGGCCTACCTGGTCAGCATCGAGCAGTTCACCGACATCGCCGCCCAGGAGATGTACCGCCCGACGGGCGACACCGCCGACCTCGTCCCGGGGACCGGCGCGGCAATCGACGCCGCGGTCGCCAACGGGCGGGCGACGCTCGGCCCGGGGCGCTACGAGACCCTGATCTGCCCCGGCCTGCGCGCCGGCGTCCCACTACTCACCTTCACCGCCCCCGAGCCGGCGTCGTCCGCGCGGTGCCGGCCACCGGCGCCGGTCTACCTGGGCATGATCGCCCGGGGGCTGCGCGAGGCACACGGCTGGCCCGCCGAGCGGATCGCCGACTACCTGGCGCAGCGTCCCGGGGTCGCGGACGGCTGGCCGCCCGACGCCGTCACGACACTGGTCACCGACGCGCTCGCCGCAAACTGA
- a CDS encoding phosphodiesterase: MLIAQLSDPHVTTGLLAAEPAAGLHRALGRVLALRPRPDCVVITGDLVDHGRPDEYAALRELIDRFPLPVHLVAGNHDDRESLLDAFGGTPWLGGGFSTYYHADHEEASVVVLDSLVPGGGGGQLGEEQLGWLDGVLSGRPDVPAVVFLHHPPVAVGIPTADTIRLADGPALAEVIGRHRHVVRVAAGHLHRTVTTAYAGTVLTVAPSTWKQSTLTMATDEQIGWVVEPTSFLLHLVEQGGCTTHTVAVSHSAGQTCGF, encoded by the coding sequence ATGCTCATCGCCCAGCTCAGTGATCCGCACGTGACCACCGGCCTGCTCGCCGCCGAGCCCGCCGCCGGGCTGCACCGGGCGCTCGGCCGGGTGCTTGCGCTGCGCCCGCGCCCCGACTGTGTGGTGATCACCGGTGACCTGGTCGACCACGGCCGGCCCGACGAGTACGCCGCGCTGCGCGAGCTGATCGACCGGTTCCCCCTGCCGGTGCACCTGGTCGCCGGCAACCACGACGACCGGGAGTCCCTGCTCGACGCGTTCGGCGGGACGCCCTGGCTCGGCGGCGGTTTCTCCACCTACTACCACGCCGACCACGAGGAAGCGTCAGTCGTGGTGCTCGACTCGCTCGTCCCGGGCGGCGGTGGCGGACAACTCGGCGAGGAGCAGCTCGGCTGGCTCGACGGCGTCCTCTCCGGTCGACCCGACGTGCCCGCCGTGGTCTTCCTGCACCATCCGCCGGTCGCGGTCGGCATCCCGACGGCGGACACCATCCGGCTCGCCGACGGGCCCGCGCTGGCCGAGGTGATCGGCCGGCACCGGCACGTCGTCCGGGTCGCCGCCGGGCACCTGCACCGCACGGTCACCACGGCGTACGCGGGCACGGTGCTCACCGTGGCCCCCAGCACCTGGAAGCAGAGCACGCTCACCATGGCCACCGACGAGCAGATCGGCTGGGTCGTCGAGCCCACCTCCTTCCTGCTGCACCTCGTCGAACAGGGCGGCTGCACGACGCACACCGTGGCGGTCAGTCACTCCGCAGGTCAGACCTGCGGCTTCTGA
- a CDS encoding GGDEF domain-containing protein has product MDHQRVIRDVTVRLSMASSAPEACRRTVAALSRHTPATISVLLEAHDRLRCVAATGAWQVFATVPAHTGIVGRVYATGVAAVVPDVTVDPDYLPVRPDVTAELCLPVRDPAGRVIGVLDLQWSGPVDLEPWRETAQRLAGRLGTRIAGLGGPPSESRSEKLLRHAAALSAASTEEAVISAATSAAREVSTLSTAVLLLGGPQGAQLGPPTPAGCELESRIRAELAEAGAEALGRMIDRAHRYGAGYTLGEAGHPPTEDYRPLTRAGVRTLIAVPVGPPDDCGALLVADERALRPDPTTVSLMELLAGQAWTSLDRLRTLARLREQASSDPLTGLRHTGPFGQRIAAATPGRTALLAIDVDGFKTVNDTYGHQAGDQVLVGLARALEGALRHGDELYRIGGDEFVAVIEVSRPEEAVRIAERLAEAARRTGRTISVGVALPRPGESPDRTLRRADQALYAVKRQGRDGVHLAAA; this is encoded by the coding sequence GTGGATCATCAGCGAGTCATCCGTGACGTCACCGTCCGCCTGTCGATGGCGTCGAGCGCGCCGGAGGCCTGCAGGCGGACGGTCGCCGCGCTGTCGCGCCACACCCCGGCCACCATCTCGGTGCTGCTCGAAGCCCACGACCGGCTGCGCTGTGTGGCGGCCACCGGCGCGTGGCAGGTCTTCGCGACCGTCCCGGCGCACACCGGGATCGTCGGCCGGGTGTACGCCACAGGCGTCGCGGCGGTGGTCCCCGACGTCACCGTCGACCCCGACTACCTCCCGGTACGCCCGGACGTGACCGCCGAGCTGTGCCTGCCGGTGCGCGATCCGGCGGGCCGGGTGATCGGCGTGTTGGACCTGCAGTGGAGTGGGCCGGTCGACCTGGAGCCGTGGCGGGAGACCGCGCAGCGGCTGGCGGGCCGACTCGGCACGCGGATCGCCGGACTGGGCGGCCCTCCGTCGGAGAGCCGCAGCGAGAAGCTGCTCCGGCACGCCGCCGCGCTCTCCGCCGCGTCGACCGAGGAGGCCGTGATCAGCGCGGCGACCTCCGCCGCCCGGGAGGTGTCCACCCTCTCCACCGCGGTGCTGCTGCTCGGCGGCCCGCAGGGCGCCCAGCTCGGGCCGCCGACGCCTGCCGGGTGCGAGTTGGAGTCCCGCATCCGGGCGGAGTTGGCCGAGGCGGGGGCGGAGGCGCTCGGCCGGATGATCGACCGGGCGCACCGGTACGGCGCCGGTTACACGCTTGGCGAGGCGGGGCACCCGCCGACCGAGGACTATCGTCCGCTGACCAGGGCCGGGGTACGCACTCTGATCGCCGTTCCGGTCGGGCCGCCGGACGACTGTGGGGCGCTGCTCGTCGCCGACGAGCGGGCGCTGCGGCCGGACCCGACCACTGTCAGCCTGATGGAGCTGCTCGCCGGGCAGGCGTGGACCAGCCTGGACCGGCTGCGTACCCTTGCCCGGCTGCGGGAGCAGGCCAGCTCGGACCCGCTGACGGGGTTGCGGCACACCGGCCCGTTCGGGCAGCGGATCGCGGCGGCCACCCCCGGGCGTACGGCGCTGCTGGCGATCGACGTGGACGGCTTCAAGACTGTCAACGACACGTACGGCCACCAGGCCGGCGACCAGGTGCTCGTCGGGCTGGCCCGGGCGCTGGAGGGGGCGTTGCGCCACGGCGACGAGCTGTACCGGATCGGTGGCGACGAGTTCGTCGCGGTGATCGAGGTGAGCCGTCCGGAGGAGGCGGTCCGGATCGCCGAGCGGTTGGCCGAGGCGGCCCGACGGACCGGTCGCACGATCAGCGTGGGCGTCGCGCTGCCCCGCCCCGGCGAATCCCCCGACCGCACTCTCCGCCGCGCCGACCAGGCCCTCTACGCGGTGAAGCGCCAGGGCAGAGACGGCGTCCACCTGGCCGCCGCCTGA
- a CDS encoding aspartate-semialdehyde dehydrogenase, with the protein MTALPTLAVVGATGAVGTVMCELLSGRRNVWGEIRLLASERSVGKRVRCRGEDMVVQALTPEAFDGVDVAMFDVPDEVSAEWAPIAVTHGAIAVDNSGAFRMDRDVPLVVPEINPEQVRNRPRGIIANANCTTLAMIVAVAPLHREYGLRELVLASYQAASGAGQAGVDMLHDQLTKVAGDRALGSRTGDVRQAVGDDLGPFPAPLALNVVPWAGSPADAGWSSEEMKIRNESRKILGLPDLKVSATCVRVAVVTGHSVAVHAVFATEVDAEGAREALRNAPGVILVDDPAAGEFPMPIDAVGTDPSWVGRIRRALDDPRALDFFVTGDNLRKGAALNTAQIAELLAKELRTA; encoded by the coding sequence ATGACGGCGCTGCCCACCCTCGCCGTGGTCGGAGCGACAGGTGCCGTCGGCACCGTGATGTGTGAGCTGCTCAGCGGGCGTCGCAACGTCTGGGGTGAGATCCGGCTCCTCGCCTCCGAGCGTTCGGTCGGGAAGCGGGTGCGCTGCCGGGGCGAGGACATGGTCGTCCAGGCGCTGACCCCGGAGGCGTTCGACGGGGTCGACGTGGCGATGTTCGACGTGCCCGACGAGGTCTCCGCCGAGTGGGCGCCCATCGCCGTCACCCACGGCGCGATCGCCGTGGACAACTCCGGCGCGTTCCGGATGGACCGGGACGTCCCGCTCGTCGTTCCGGAGATCAACCCCGAGCAGGTCCGCAACCGGCCCCGGGGCATCATCGCGAACGCCAACTGCACCACCCTCGCGATGATCGTCGCGGTCGCGCCCCTGCACCGCGAGTACGGCCTGCGGGAGCTGGTGCTCGCCTCCTACCAGGCGGCCTCCGGCGCCGGCCAGGCTGGCGTGGACATGCTGCACGACCAACTCACCAAGGTCGCCGGGGATCGCGCGCTCGGCTCGCGTACCGGCGACGTCCGGCAGGCCGTCGGCGACGACCTGGGTCCCTTCCCGGCGCCGCTGGCGCTCAACGTGGTGCCCTGGGCGGGCTCGCCGGCCGACGCCGGCTGGTCGTCCGAGGAAATGAAGATCCGCAACGAGTCGCGGAAGATCCTCGGCCTGCCCGACCTCAAGGTCAGCGCCACCTGCGTACGCGTGGCGGTGGTGACCGGCCACTCGGTGGCCGTGCACGCGGTCTTCGCCACCGAGGTCGACGCCGAGGGCGCCCGCGAGGCGCTGCGCAACGCCCCCGGCGTGATCCTGGTCGACGACCCCGCCGCCGGTGAGTTCCCGATGCCTATCGACGCGGTCGGCACCGACCCGTCCTGGGTCGGCCGGATCCGCCGCGCCCTGGACGACCCGCGCGCCCTCGACTTCTTCGTCACAGGCGACAACCTCCGCAAGGGCGCGGCCCTCAACACCGCCCAGATCGCCGAACTCCTGGCCAAGGAACTCCGCACCGCCTGA
- a CDS encoding aspartate kinase, producing the protein MALVVQKYGGSSVANAERIKRVAERIVAARKAGDDVVVVVSAMGDTTDELLDLANQVSPLPPGRELDMLLTAGERISMALLAMAIHNLGYEARSFTGSQAGVITTSVHGRARIIDVTPGRLKGALDEGSVVIVAGFQGVSQDTKDVTTLGRGGSDTTAVALAAALHADVCEIYTDVDGVFTADPRIVPNARHIRDITYEEMLELAACGAKVLHLRSVEYARRAGLPIHVRSSYSTNTGTMVTGSMEDLSVEQALITGVAHDRSEAKITIVGVPDEPGAAAAIFDTVAGAEINIDMIVQNVSTEGTGRTDISFTLPKADGPTAMAALSKIQEPVKFKGLLYDDHVGKVSLIGAGMRSHPGVAAGFFAALGAAGVNIEMISTSEIRVSVVCRDTDLDAAVRAIHDAFELGGDTEAVVYAGTGR; encoded by the coding sequence GTGGCACTCGTGGTGCAGAAGTACGGCGGGTCCTCCGTCGCCAACGCCGAGCGGATCAAGCGGGTGGCCGAGCGCATCGTCGCCGCCCGCAAGGCCGGCGACGACGTCGTGGTGGTGGTCTCCGCGATGGGGGACACCACCGACGAGCTGCTCGACCTGGCCAACCAGGTCAGCCCGCTGCCGCCGGGCCGCGAGCTGGACATGCTGCTCACCGCCGGGGAGCGGATCTCCATGGCGCTGCTGGCCATGGCCATCCACAACCTGGGGTACGAGGCCCGCTCGTTCACCGGCTCGCAGGCCGGTGTGATCACCACGTCGGTGCACGGCAGGGCGCGGATCATCGATGTCACCCCGGGGCGGCTCAAGGGCGCGCTCGACGAGGGCTCGGTGGTCATCGTGGCCGGCTTCCAGGGCGTCTCGCAGGACACCAAGGACGTCACCACGCTGGGCCGTGGCGGCTCGGACACCACTGCCGTGGCGCTCGCCGCCGCGCTGCACGCCGACGTCTGCGAGATCTACACCGACGTGGACGGCGTCTTCACCGCCGACCCGCGGATCGTCCCCAACGCCCGGCACATCCGGGACATCACCTACGAGGAGATGCTGGAGCTGGCCGCGTGCGGCGCGAAGGTGCTGCACCTGCGTAGCGTGGAGTACGCCCGTCGGGCGGGGTTGCCGATCCACGTCCGTTCGTCATACTCGACCAACACCGGCACGATGGTCACCGGATCGATGGAGGACCTTTCCGTGGAGCAGGCACTGATCACCGGGGTCGCGCACGACCGCAGCGAGGCCAAGATCACGATCGTCGGGGTGCCCGACGAGCCGGGTGCCGCCGCGGCGATCTTCGACACCGTCGCCGGCGCCGAGATCAACATCGACATGATCGTGCAGAACGTCTCCACCGAGGGCACCGGCCGTACGGACATCTCGTTCACGCTGCCCAAGGCCGACGGCCCGACCGCGATGGCCGCGCTCAGCAAGATCCAGGAGCCGGTCAAGTTCAAGGGCCTGCTGTACGACGACCACGTCGGCAAGGTCTCCCTGATCGGTGCCGGCATGCGCTCGCATCCCGGTGTGGCCGCCGGCTTCTTCGCCGCGCTCGGCGCTGCCGGGGTCAACATCGAGATGATCTCCACTTCCGAGATCCGCGTCTCCGTCGTCTGCCGGGACACCGACCTCGACGCCGCGGTCCGCGCCATCCACGACGCGTTCGAGCTGGGCGGCGACACCGAAGCCGTGGTCTACGCCGGTACGGGTAGGTAG
- a CDS encoding nitroreductase family protein: MADLTPLLAFRWSPRAFDPSATLTSDEAASLLEAARWAPSADNGQPWRFALGHRDDRNWKRILISLPADDQGWARNAATLVVGAHTGDDAERAAYDLGQAMAHLTLQATALGLHVRQLVRFDRAGLATELDLPGGVRPLVVAAVGRLGDPFALPAELRARETGLRHRRPVADLLLA, encoded by the coding sequence ATGGCTGACCTGACTCCGCTGCTCGCCTTCCGCTGGAGCCCTCGGGCCTTCGACCCGAGCGCCACCCTGACCTCGGACGAGGCGGCCTCGCTGCTGGAGGCCGCGCGGTGGGCGCCGTCGGCGGACAACGGGCAGCCCTGGCGGTTCGCCCTCGGCCACCGGGACGACAGGAACTGGAAACGGATCCTGATCAGCCTCCCCGCCGACGACCAGGGCTGGGCCCGGAACGCCGCAACCCTGGTGGTCGGCGCGCACACCGGAGACGACGCCGAGCGGGCCGCGTACGACCTCGGTCAGGCGATGGCACACCTGACACTGCAGGCCACGGCGCTCGGCCTGCACGTCCGCCAGCTCGTCCGCTTCGACCGGGCCGGCCTCGCCACCGAACTCGACCTGCCCGGCGGCGTCCGACCGCTTGTGGTCGCCGCCGTCGGTCGGCTCGGAGATCCCTTCGCCCTCCCGGCCGAGCTGCGCGCCCGGGAAACCGGCCTGCGGCACCGCCGGCCGGTCGCCGACCTGCTGCTCGCCTGA
- a CDS encoding ArsR/SmtB family transcription factor, producing MAGVRLVVSPANETVMSMWALADPVRHAVHLPWIDRARVTLRRPEVADRVRPLVDLTRPQRWLPDFLTPAALPTMGMAEQLDQIAATPPAVVVRDLLATTPNRPLSPFGRALLADPRGLLPQLVDAVRVWYEEAIAPDWPRMRALLDADVAYRAAQLAEGGAGRFFEQLHPSLRWLGDRVVSDDPFERDFDLRGRGLALNPGVFANRRVLWNLLEDSMPAGAYPVRAVGTFWEGAARPSGDPLARVIGPGRAALLDLLDTATTTSDLARLTGMSAGNVSQHLAALHAAGLVDRSRQGRHVLYRNTDAAMVLLRASRGG from the coding sequence GTGGCGGGAGTGCGGCTCGTCGTGTCACCGGCCAACGAGACGGTCATGAGCATGTGGGCGCTCGCCGACCCGGTGCGCCACGCCGTGCACCTGCCGTGGATCGACCGCGCCCGCGTCACCCTGCGTCGTCCCGAGGTGGCCGACCGGGTCCGACCGCTTGTGGACCTGACCCGGCCACAGCGCTGGCTGCCCGACTTCCTCACCCCGGCGGCCCTGCCCACCATGGGGATGGCCGAGCAGCTCGACCAGATCGCGGCAACACCACCGGCAGTGGTGGTCCGGGATCTGCTGGCGACCACCCCGAACCGGCCGTTGAGCCCGTTCGGGCGGGCGCTGCTCGCCGATCCCCGCGGGCTGTTGCCGCAGCTCGTCGACGCGGTGCGGGTCTGGTACGAGGAGGCGATCGCCCCGGACTGGCCGCGGATGCGCGCGTTGCTCGACGCCGACGTGGCGTACCGGGCCGCCCAGCTCGCCGAGGGCGGCGCCGGTCGGTTCTTCGAGCAGCTCCACCCGAGCCTGCGTTGGCTCGGCGACCGGGTGGTCAGCGACGACCCGTTCGAGCGGGACTTCGACCTCCGCGGGCGCGGGTTGGCGCTGAATCCGGGCGTGTTCGCCAACCGGCGGGTGCTGTGGAACCTGCTGGAGGACTCGATGCCGGCCGGGGCGTACCCGGTCCGGGCCGTCGGGACGTTCTGGGAGGGGGCCGCGCGGCCGTCCGGCGACCCACTGGCCCGGGTGATCGGCCCGGGACGAGCCGCGCTGCTGGACCTGCTCGACACGGCGACCACCACCAGCGACCTGGCACGACTCACCGGCATGTCCGCCGGTAACGTCTCCCAGCACCTGGCCGCGCTGCACGCCGCCGGCCTTGTCGATCGGTCCCGACAGGGTCGGCACGTGCTCTACCGCAACACCGACGCCGCAATGGTCCTGCTGCGCGCCAGCCGGGGTGGCTGA